TCCTTGGTGAATCTATACAAGTAGAAGAGGCTCTCTACAGTCTCTGGCCGCAGAAGGTTGTGCCGGTCTGCAATCTGTAAGACAATATGAGATCACCAGTAGACGTCTTCATTTGACATTCTCATCCAACAAATGCCAGTTTCACAGCTGCCAACTGAGAGCTCTTCCTGAGCTCACCTTTACATCTACATCCTGTGTGCTGCCATCATGCATGTTGAAATGAGCTATCTCCGGGCTCAGACCGGTCTCCATCTGGGCGTACATCTGGTAACAAGTCTCAATCAGCTGTTTTGCCAACTCCATATGATCAGCAGGAAGGCCGTTATGTGTCCCCAATGCCAGAGTACCAGGCAGGAAACAAACCAAGTGGTCCTGAAAGAAACAAGACAGGAGGAAAAAAGGGCTACATGAGCTATTTGACTCTGCGGGGCTTGAGGGCTTGTTATCCTTTGACAACAAACATACCATTTTGGGACTAAAGTGTCCATGGGACAGCTCCCCTACAAATGTAAGGCCGGAAGGAGCAGATTTCTTTAGCAGTTTCTTCTTCACCCCTTCCACAGCTTGCAGGTAGTCATCCAGcagtctgaaaaaaataaatctttgaaCATGAACCATCAAACTATAAACATATGTAGGTATTAACCCTACAGGCTTTCATCATAGCACGGCTAAAATGTTGGGATTTGCTCAATACAACAAGGAATAAACTATGAAGTTCAAACAGAGAGTCTACTTACTCTTTCTCAGTCTTTCCTCCTTGTATCCACTGCTTCAGCAGGTACTCATAGTAGCTGTCAGCCCTGGCACCCAGCGTGAAAGTGCCCTGATGGGTGAACAGCCCGCTGTTGGTATTGATAAACATCGGAACTAACCCATCTTGCTTTCCATCCAGTTTATGCACCTGCTTCATCACCTCCATTACAGCCAGCTACAGAAAGAAACGAAAGAAACGTAACCACCTGCTCCTGTGAGAGCAGAATCCTTAAATGAGTGTTCGGGTCTTAACTGAGAAAGACTGTCCATTGTCTTGACCTTGAATTTGGGGTCTCCGGTAAGTCGGCTGAGCTCTCTGAACTCCAGCTGAATGCTAGTGACCTCAGCTACAGTGCTGTCTGAAGTCCACTGCGGAGAATGAGCCGTCCCCTTCCCAATATTCACATCCGAATAGGGGATTTTAGAGGCAGTATTGAAGGCAGGCATCAGTCGGGAGCCAATGTCTTTCTGAAAAATGATTGATGTGATAAAAATATCATCAATTCACAAGAACATAGTAACAGGAAAAAGAAGAACTTTGAGCTCAGTGGGGTTGAAGGGGTTTAGCACTTTCATCAGCATGTGTTCTGCTTCTTTCTTACAGCTTTCTCCAGGAACAAGGCGTCTCCAGTCAGATGGTATGTACTCAGAAGGCCTCCCAGAATACGAATGGTGCTCTCAAACAGATTAACATCAACATTCTTATCGAAGGAGAGCTCTTTGGCCACCCACTGCCTGGCCTCTGCAAACTCTGTCGACAAGATTAATGTAAATGAAGTAAACCACATTATACATcatttttctgttaaaatacttttttcaatcCCATCTTATTACGAAGACACAGACATTAAGTGATTTGTTGGTTTATTTACCAGGAAAGTGTAAAAATCGTGGatccatctatatatataaaatacttttttcaaaaattaaataaattggcaAGAGTACAATGAAAAGGTATTGAATTCCTTGTGACTCGGACTGGATTGTTTTTCTCTCCACAAGTTCTTGGGAAAACAAGAAAATCTTGGTCTGTGTTGGAGTCTGTAATGTATTTTCTCTAGCAAACTAAATTACCCTCTTTGAGACCCAAGATCCACATGGTGTCCAGAGCATCGATTAGGGTCAGCCCAAGTCCAAACCACTCTCCATATGATTTAGAGATCGGTTTTAGCTCATCGTGACCCCAAGCAAAGTTCTT
The sequence above is drawn from the Carassius auratus strain Wakin chromosome 5, ASM336829v1, whole genome shotgun sequence genome and encodes:
- the LOC113074139 gene encoding endoplasmic reticulum mannosyl-oligosaccharide 1,2-alpha-mannosidase-like, whose amino-acid sequence is MLPPSRRDFVSLTVSESGSYTNSKQWRRQSCWRKWKQLSRLQRSLILFTLMLLLVGGITTSPTLIGHWRGENEYHGKPPFVVNLKNEYRPILPELPSEKKDYHRRGPPVLQNRLQIKTNVSGLLGVENHGLDLKNGDKGGKPVISWRGAVIEEEHASDTDTKDTEIQDDPASMALAESRLEAVREAFRHAWKGYKNFAWGHDELKPISKSYGEWFGLGLTLIDALDTMWILGLKEEFAEARQWVAKELSFDKNVDVNLFESTIRILGGLLSTYHLTGDALFLEKAKDIGSRLMPAFNTASKIPYSDVNIGKGTAHSPQWTSDSTVAEVTSIQLEFRELSRLTGDPKFKLAVMEVMKQVHKLDGKQDGLVPMFINTNSGLFTHQGTFTLGARADSYYEYLLKQWIQGGKTEKELLDDYLQAVEGVKKKLLKKSAPSGLTFVGELSHGHFSPKMDHLVCFLPGTLALGTHNGLPADHMELAKQLIETCYQMYAQMETGLSPEIAHFNMHDGSTQDVDVKIADRHNLLRPETVESLFYLYRFTKDKKYQQWGWEILQNFNKYTRVPTGGYTSINNVRDPASPNPRDKMESFFLGETLKYFYLLFSDEPNLISLDKYVFNTEAHPLPIWTQSE